Proteins found in one Bremerella volcania genomic segment:
- a CDS encoding recombinase family protein, with amino-acid sequence MLAMVLSLALVIYTRFSSDLQSNKSCKDQEREVREALTRMGIDHSKAIVIYDEAESGTKVFRDDFKRLQAMMESGQIGILAVDDQSRLSRADNTFAFITDLVYMGGRFIATGEGIDTEQTGWELRVKVMELHNSTTIRELGRRVRRGQLGRILGQLSAGDYCYGYESYLLNPEKAAESRGPKPERGLRIKESEAKWVRKIFEWFNKGRSISWIAEELNRQNAPRGHRRRSNRWRPRHVRKILENEKYIIKWRWGTTRTIRNSQGKKKQIPVPEELQVVVERPELRIIEDDVWDAAQKGLADLKELYGKKPGQKHRGPKVHHTAIYPNGLLAGMVFCSKCGSRMWQQASGKRLYLGCHNRGADDYCCELTTRVPVEKAEEAVLEFLAKLLTSWPEWLDEALAAMRQQIEEVTQRVPEEVAHDERRLRDVESQVANLVDALAEGRVQSQAVRDRLDEAEREAKRLRKKIEDARKLLSAPVEMPDDKWIQQQLDGLASVIREGGYEASLLLRKIVGRIEADQVIPPGKSRGYARLRFRVLAWEALKAILSSADSGDALDALLANCVNDESSEEFVIDLGGPTLMDHWAPKIAEMRAEGTKWTEIVEITGLDLNRAYRAWKRFVDAQQTGDDPGDDSPSESDDEQSDGSADSDEAA; translated from the coding sequence ATGCTTGCCATGGTCTTGAGTTTGGCCCTCGTGATCTACACGAGGTTTTCCAGCGACTTGCAATCCAACAAGTCGTGCAAGGATCAGGAGCGCGAAGTCCGCGAAGCGCTCACGCGAATGGGGATCGACCACTCCAAGGCGATCGTCATCTACGACGAAGCCGAAAGTGGGACCAAGGTGTTTCGCGATGACTTCAAGCGGTTGCAAGCGATGATGGAAAGCGGCCAGATCGGTATCCTGGCCGTGGATGATCAGTCGCGTTTGAGCCGGGCGGACAACACGTTCGCGTTCATTACCGATCTGGTCTACATGGGTGGACGTTTTATCGCGACCGGCGAAGGAATCGACACCGAGCAAACCGGCTGGGAGTTGCGAGTGAAGGTGATGGAGCTACATAACTCCACCACCATTCGTGAACTTGGCCGCCGTGTTCGCCGCGGGCAGCTTGGTCGCATCCTCGGTCAACTTTCTGCCGGCGATTACTGTTACGGCTATGAGTCCTATCTGCTGAATCCGGAGAAGGCCGCCGAGAGCCGGGGCCCGAAACCGGAACGTGGACTTCGCATCAAAGAATCCGAAGCGAAGTGGGTTCGCAAGATCTTTGAGTGGTTCAACAAAGGGCGTTCCATTTCCTGGATCGCAGAAGAACTGAACCGCCAGAATGCGCCGCGGGGACATCGCCGTCGCTCCAATCGTTGGCGTCCCCGTCACGTCCGCAAGATCCTGGAAAACGAGAAGTACATCATCAAATGGCGTTGGGGGACGACCCGCACCATCCGTAACTCCCAGGGCAAAAAGAAGCAAATCCCTGTGCCCGAAGAGTTGCAGGTTGTCGTCGAGCGTCCAGAGCTGCGGATCATCGAGGACGACGTTTGGGACGCGGCCCAAAAAGGTCTGGCCGACCTCAAGGAGTTATACGGCAAAAAGCCGGGACAGAAGCACCGTGGGCCCAAGGTCCATCATACGGCGATCTATCCCAACGGTTTGCTGGCCGGCATGGTGTTTTGCAGCAAGTGCGGTTCCCGCATGTGGCAGCAGGCGAGCGGCAAACGGCTGTATCTGGGCTGCCATAATCGCGGCGCGGACGACTATTGCTGCGAACTGACTACGCGCGTGCCCGTTGAGAAGGCGGAGGAAGCCGTGCTGGAGTTTCTCGCCAAGCTGCTAACGTCGTGGCCTGAGTGGCTTGATGAGGCGCTGGCCGCCATGCGTCAACAGATCGAAGAGGTCACCCAGCGCGTTCCCGAAGAAGTCGCCCATGATGAGCGGCGCCTACGGGACGTCGAATCCCAAGTCGCCAATCTCGTTGATGCCTTGGCCGAAGGCCGCGTCCAGAGCCAAGCGGTCCGTGACCGTCTCGACGAAGCGGAGCGTGAAGCAAAACGACTTCGCAAGAAGATCGAAGATGCCCGCAAACTGCTCTCCGCACCGGTGGAAATGCCGGATGACAAGTGGATTCAGCAGCAACTCGATGGTCTGGCGTCGGTGATCCGCGAAGGTGGCTACGAAGCCTCGCTGTTGCTGCGGAAGATCGTCGGCCGCATCGAAGCCGATCAGGTGATTCCGCCTGGCAAATCGCGCGGGTACGCCCGCCTGCGCTTTCGCGTCCTCGCCTGGGAAGCCTTGAAAGCGATCCTGTCGTCAGCGGACTCCGGCGACGCTCTGGACGCGTTGTTGGCGAACTGCGTCAACGACGAATCCTCGGAGGAGTTTGTCATCGACCTGGGCGGCCCCACCTTGATGGACCATTGGGCCCCGAAGATCGCTGAGATGCGGGCCGAGGGAACCAAATGGACGGAGATCGTTGAGATCACCGGCCTGGACCTCAACCGTGCGTACCGCGCGTGGAAGCGTTTCGTCGATGCCCAGCAGACCGGCGACGATCCTGGAGACGACTCGCCGTCGGAGTCTGACGACGAGCAGTCGGACGGATCGGCCGACTCAGACGAGGCGGCGTAG